In the Candidatus Limnocylindrales bacterium genome, one interval contains:
- the pyk gene encoding pyruvate kinase, with amino-acid sequence MPRTKIVCTIGPASSSPAVLERLLRAGMNVARLNFSHGTQAEHGKVIQDLRHLAGLLERPLAILQDLAGPKIRIGPLKDGVVQLKPQALFTLTSRKVPGDAREVSITYPDLPHEVKPGDTLLLNDGSLELKVLETSHTDIKCQVVVGGPLSSHKGINFPTSSIQAPSLTEKDKEDLIFGIRQGVDYVALSFVRSALDVLEARRFIQQHGATIPIIAKIEKHEALKHIDEIMEVVDGIMVARGDLGVETPLEKVPMVQKMLIKKSNRLGKPVITATQMLRSMVDSPRPTRAEVTDVANAILDGTDAVMLSEETASGNYPIEAVEMMVKIAEDVESGFLSDVWPDVRLSHCLEEESTPSLPEAVSRAACHLAEDIDASAIITFTQTGNTARLVAKYRPRQQILAPTPVAKTYRQLSLVWGVKPILTEEMKNTDDMIEKVFLAALKSQLVQIGEKVVITAGVPVGVPGTTNLIKVKVLS; translated from the coding sequence ATGCCCAGGACAAAAATCGTCTGTACCATCGGTCCAGCCTCTAGTTCCCCGGCTGTGTTAGAGCGATTGCTCCGTGCCGGGATGAATGTGGCCCGCCTGAACTTTTCCCACGGTACCCAAGCCGAGCATGGAAAGGTTATCCAGGATCTTCGACATCTTGCCGGGTTGCTGGAGCGACCCCTTGCCATTCTCCAGGACCTGGCTGGACCGAAAATTCGAATTGGTCCCTTAAAAGACGGAGTGGTCCAACTCAAACCACAGGCCCTATTCACCCTCACAAGCCGAAAAGTCCCCGGAGATGCCCGGGAGGTTTCCATTACTTATCCTGATTTACCCCATGAAGTTAAACCGGGAGATACCCTCTTACTCAACGATGGCTCTCTGGAGTTAAAGGTTCTGGAAACTTCCCACACGGATATCAAGTGCCAAGTCGTTGTAGGGGGGCCCCTCAGTTCCCACAAAGGGATTAACTTTCCAACCAGTTCCATCCAGGCCCCGAGTTTAACCGAAAAAGATAAAGAAGATCTGATATTTGGAATTCGGCAGGGAGTTGATTACGTGGCGCTTTCTTTCGTTCGTAGTGCCCTAGATGTGCTGGAAGCGCGACGGTTCATTCAACAACATGGTGCCACGATTCCCATTATTGCCAAGATTGAAAAACATGAGGCCCTAAAGCATATTGATGAGATTATGGAGGTCGTAGATGGGATTATGGTGGCCCGGGGAGATTTAGGTGTGGAGACCCCTTTGGAGAAGGTACCTATGGTACAGAAAATGTTGATTAAAAAATCAAATCGGTTGGGTAAACCGGTCATCACAGCCACCCAGATGTTACGTTCCATGGTCGATAGTCCCCGTCCAACCCGTGCAGAGGTAACCGATGTAGCCAATGCTATTTTAGATGGAACCGATGCCGTTATGTTGTCCGAAGAGACTGCCAGTGGAAATTATCCGATTGAAGCCGTAGAGATGATGGTAAAGATTGCCGAAGATGTGGAATCAGGTTTTCTCTCCGATGTATGGCCCGATGTACGGCTGTCACACTGCCTGGAAGAAGAGAGTACCCCATCACTACCCGAAGCGGTAAGCCGCGCCGCCTGTCACCTGGCGGAAGATATTGACGCCAGTGCTATTATTACGTTTACCCAGACGGGTAATACCGCCCGCCTGGTTGCCAAATATCGACCCCGACAACAGATCCTGGCCCCGACTCCCGTAGCAAAAACCTATCGACAATTATCCCTGGTCTGGGGTGTAAAACCTATCTTGACGGAGGAAATGAAAAACACCGACGATATGATCGAAAAGGTATTCCTGGCGGCGTTGAAATCTCAGCTCGTCCAAATTGGAGAAAAAGTTGTTATCACGGCGGGAGTACCCGTAGGAGTCCCGGGTACGACCAATCTGATCAAAGTGAAAGTATTATCCTGA
- the pilB gene encoding type IV-A pilus assembly ATPase PilB, translated as MAEKIGEILLKANLITRQQLQQAVQEQKNSGGRLGSVLVKMGFVNEDSILSCLSSQFGVPAIDLDTFHIEESVLETIPVSVAKKYMVIPISRVGNILTLAMADPSDVFAMDDIKFMTNYNIEPVVASESSIIEAINRHYGKKDKKAAASEGQEEKKVEAINYKDFSMTEDEIEGDTIEMEMSPTVDINEFDKIVKGAIENVEVVEEKEEEGVITEVDAPIVKLVNGILLNAVQRKVSDIHIEPYEKVFRVRYRLDGDLYPVMSLPLTLKNSVVSRIKIMSNLDIAEKRLPQDGRIKLKLGKKKEIDFRVSTLPTLFGEKIVLRLLDKSTLQLDLTKLGFEPQSLEDFKEAIRKPYGMILVTGPTGSGKTTTLYSALQSLNTTDVNIVTAEDPVEFNLMGINQVQMREDVGLTFASALRAFLRQDPDIILVGEIRDFETAEIAIKAALTGHLVLSTLHTNDAPSTVNRLLNMGIEPFLVASSVLLIVAQRLLKKICQKCKEPEKLPMDVLIRAGLSEEEARTITPYKGKGCEMCNKTGYKGRIALYEVMVVKPNIRELILRGASTDELKAQAIQNGMLTLRASGLAKLKEGITSLEQVLSVTLGD; from the coding sequence ATGGCCGAGAAAATTGGAGAAATTCTCTTAAAAGCAAATTTAATTACACGACAACAATTGCAACAGGCTGTGCAGGAACAAAAGAACTCGGGAGGTCGTCTGGGTTCCGTTCTGGTTAAAATGGGGTTTGTGAATGAAGACTCGATCCTTTCCTGTTTAAGTAGTCAGTTTGGAGTTCCTGCCATCGATTTAGATACTTTTCATATTGAAGAGTCGGTTCTTGAGACTATCCCGGTTTCCGTAGCTAAGAAGTATATGGTCATTCCCATCAGTCGTGTGGGAAATATCTTGACCCTTGCTATGGCAGACCCCTCCGATGTTTTCGCCATGGATGATATCAAGTTTATGACGAATTACAACATCGAGCCGGTCGTTGCCTCTGAAAGCTCTATCATAGAAGCAATTAATCGACATTACGGTAAAAAGGATAAAAAAGCAGCCGCCTCTGAAGGACAAGAAGAAAAGAAGGTCGAAGCGATTAATTATAAGGATTTCTCCATGACGGAAGATGAGATCGAGGGGGATACCATAGAAATGGAGATGAGTCCCACCGTCGATATTAATGAATTTGATAAAATTGTTAAGGGAGCCATAGAAAATGTCGAGGTGGTAGAAGAAAAAGAGGAGGAAGGGGTTATTACCGAGGTGGATGCCCCCATTGTAAAGCTTGTGAACGGGATCCTTCTCAATGCTGTACAAAGGAAAGTCAGCGATATCCATATCGAGCCTTATGAAAAAGTTTTCAGAGTTCGGTATCGACTGGATGGGGACCTGTATCCGGTCATGAGTTTACCGCTTACTTTAAAGAATTCCGTGGTCTCCAGAATTAAAATTATGTCCAACCTGGACATCGCGGAGAAACGGCTCCCCCAGGATGGGCGTATCAAATTGAAACTGGGTAAGAAAAAAGAGATCGATTTTCGGGTTTCTACGCTTCCCACCCTGTTTGGAGAAAAAATTGTTTTACGGTTACTGGATAAATCTACCTTACAACTGGACTTAACCAAACTCGGGTTTGAACCTCAATCCCTGGAAGACTTTAAGGAGGCAATTCGTAAACCTTACGGAATGATCCTGGTAACCGGACCCACGGGAAGTGGTAAAACAACGACCCTTTATTCGGCCTTGCAGTCGTTAAATACCACCGATGTAAACATTGTGACGGCTGAGGATCCGGTAGAGTTTAATCTTATGGGAATCAATCAGGTGCAGATGCGGGAAGATGTGGGTCTTACCTTTGCCAGTGCCTTGAGGGCTTTCCTGCGCCAGGATCCGGATATTATTCTGGTTGGGGAGATACGAGATTTTGAAACGGCTGAAATAGCCATCAAAGCCGCTCTTACCGGGCATTTAGTCTTGAGTACCCTTCATACCAATGATGCCCCCAGCACGGTGAATCGCCTTTTAAATATGGGGATAGAGCCTTTTCTGGTAGCGTCTTCGGTCTTATTGATTGTGGCGCAAAGATTGCTGAAGAAAATATGCCAAAAATGTAAGGAACCTGAAAAACTTCCTATGGATGTCCTCATTCGAGCTGGATTGAGTGAGGAAGAAGCCAGAACCATTACGCCTTACAAGGGTAAAGGGTGTGAAATGTGTAATAAGACGGGGTATAAGGGGCGTATTGCTCTGTATGAGGTCATGGTCGTCAAACCCAATATTCGGGAGTTAATCCTGAGGGGAGCCTCGACCGATGAATTGAAAGCTCAGGCTATTCAAAACGGAATGTTAACCCTGAGGGCCAGTGGACTTGCCAAACTTAAAGAAGGGATTACCTCTCTGGAACAGGTTTTAAGTGTTACCTTAGGAGATTAA
- a CDS encoding efflux RND transporter permease subunit has protein sequence MQKLAEICIHRPVFATMLILSLTVVGIFSFFTLGVDLFPKVDLPMITVTVSNPGASPQEIETEITEKIEAAVNTISGIDELRSTSVEGVSQVFISFVLEKNADVAAQEVRDKVDLVIPDLPDTAERPVVQKFQTDASPILRVAISAPRSLREVTEIADKQIKKRIENVNGVGEVQIIGGAAREIQIWVDPDKMRAYNLTAAEVANAVRRQNIEIPGGRVDQGARELTVRTMGRITNPADFNNLAIATRGSYVVKLSDIGYAEDGTKEQRTVSRLNQQPAVTLLVLKQSGTNTVAVANAVKERLAEISPTLPPDVRVEIVGDQSVFIKAAVEAIETHLVEGGLLAALVVFLFLWNLRSTLIAAVAIPTSIIATFGAMAAMDYTLNQITMLALTLMVGIVIDDAIVVLENIYRFIEEKKLPPFQAAIEGTREIGLAVMATTLSLLAVFLPVGFMGGIVGRFMSSFGLTSSFAIAVSLLVSFTLTPMLCARFIKSSEKAQPPGSGSKESFFYRPIDRSYMGLLKWSLRHRWVIIGLCLLVIVSIVPLFKAVGKNFLPVDDQSEFEITLRTPEGSSLSYTSDIVESIATAVRQLPGVTHTLTTVGGGAQELVNTATIYVKLKPIQARELSQQELMEQARELLKNYPGELRTSVQPVSNIGGGGARNADIMFVIYGPELQKLTVYSEELLQKMKTIPDVVDVDSSLIVGKPELRVVIDRELAADLGVSVNDVAQALNLLIAGQVVSTYNEGTDQYDVRLRAMGEYRTSARDLERITVPSSKLGPVSLDHVVRVVEATGPSAIDRQNRERNVTLMANVKPGGSQAAVIDQMNQFVKQMNLEPGYTTGLAGRSRELGRTGYYFMLAFALSFIFMYMVLAAQFESFIHPVTILLTLPLSIPFGILSLLVMGQTVNIFSGLGILLLFGIVKKNAILQIDHTNELRAKGMKLMDAILQANRDRLRPILMTTIALVAGMMPLVLSTGPGLGTNRSIGVLVVGGQSLCLLLTLLAVPVFYSLFSRSRDFGKIRVRERVSERIKAFAQAQIEKVGKSEPHLRPYNES, from the coding sequence ATGCAAAAATTGGCTGAGATCTGCATTCACCGTCCTGTTTTTGCGACCATGTTGATTTTGTCCTTGACGGTGGTTGGGATCTTTTCGTTTTTTACGTTGGGGGTTGATCTTTTTCCAAAGGTGGATTTACCGATGATTACCGTGACCGTGTCTAATCCTGGAGCATCGCCTCAGGAAATTGAAACCGAAATCACAGAAAAGATCGAGGCAGCCGTCAATACCATCAGTGGAATTGATGAACTACGCTCGACCTCGGTGGAAGGGGTTTCTCAGGTTTTTATTTCCTTTGTTCTGGAGAAGAATGCAGATGTTGCAGCCCAGGAGGTGCGTGACAAAGTAGATTTAGTTATTCCCGACTTACCGGATACGGCTGAACGTCCGGTAGTACAGAAGTTTCAGACAGATGCTTCACCGATTCTACGGGTGGCCATTTCGGCACCGCGTTCACTGCGAGAAGTAACCGAAATTGCCGATAAACAGATCAAAAAAAGGATCGAGAACGTCAATGGAGTGGGTGAAGTTCAGATTATCGGTGGAGCAGCCCGGGAAATCCAGATCTGGGTTGATCCAGATAAGATGCGGGCTTACAATCTAACCGCTGCCGAAGTCGCCAATGCTGTACGCAGGCAAAACATCGAGATACCCGGAGGACGGGTCGATCAGGGTGCACGGGAGTTGACGGTACGAACCATGGGGCGTATTACCAACCCGGCGGACTTTAATAACCTTGCCATTGCCACCCGAGGTTCTTATGTGGTTAAATTAAGCGATATAGGATATGCCGAGGATGGAACAAAGGAACAACGAACGGTTTCGCGTTTGAACCAACAGCCTGCGGTAACCCTCCTTGTTTTGAAACAGTCAGGTACTAACACCGTCGCCGTAGCCAATGCTGTTAAAGAACGATTAGCCGAGATTTCCCCCACACTCCCTCCTGATGTGCGGGTTGAAATCGTCGGGGACCAATCTGTTTTTATCAAAGCAGCCGTTGAAGCCATCGAAACCCACCTGGTGGAAGGGGGACTCCTGGCAGCCCTGGTTGTTTTTCTCTTCCTTTGGAATCTACGCTCGACCTTGATTGCTGCCGTTGCCATTCCTACCTCTATTATTGCGACTTTCGGTGCCATGGCGGCCATGGATTATACCCTGAACCAGATTACCATGCTGGCACTCACGTTGATGGTGGGTATTGTGATTGATGATGCCATTGTCGTGCTGGAAAATATCTACCGATTCATCGAAGAGAAAAAGCTTCCCCCCTTTCAGGCTGCCATCGAAGGGACTCGGGAGATCGGCCTGGCCGTTATGGCCACCACGCTTTCGCTTTTGGCGGTCTTTTTGCCGGTGGGCTTCATGGGAGGTATTGTCGGGCGGTTTATGTCCTCGTTTGGATTGACCTCGTCCTTTGCTATCGCCGTTTCCTTGCTGGTCTCGTTTACACTGACGCCTATGCTCTGTGCAAGATTTATTAAATCTTCGGAGAAAGCCCAACCCCCGGGGAGTGGATCCAAGGAGTCCTTTTTTTACCGTCCCATTGATCGAAGTTATATGGGGTTATTGAAGTGGTCCCTACGACATCGATGGGTGATCATAGGGTTGTGTTTGCTGGTAATTGTCAGTATTGTTCCCTTGTTTAAAGCGGTCGGCAAAAATTTCCTGCCGGTAGATGATCAATCTGAATTTGAAATAACCCTGCGTACCCCTGAAGGATCTTCCCTGAGCTACACGTCCGATATTGTTGAAAGCATTGCGACAGCGGTACGTCAGTTACCCGGGGTTACCCATACCTTAACCACCGTGGGGGGTGGAGCTCAGGAGCTGGTCAATACGGCTACGATCTATGTGAAACTCAAACCGATCCAGGCGCGGGAACTTTCGCAACAGGAACTCATGGAACAGGCCCGCGAACTCTTAAAGAATTACCCCGGCGAACTCCGTACGAGTGTACAGCCGGTCTCCAATATCGGAGGCGGGGGAGCGCGTAATGCCGACATTATGTTTGTCATTTACGGTCCGGAGCTTCAAAAACTGACGGTTTATTCAGAAGAATTACTTCAGAAGATGAAAACCATTCCAGATGTGGTAGACGTGGACTCCTCACTGATTGTCGGTAAACCCGAATTGCGTGTGGTCATAGATCGGGAGCTTGCAGCCGATTTAGGGGTGAGTGTTAACGATGTGGCCCAGGCCTTGAACTTACTGATCGCCGGACAAGTGGTTTCTACCTACAATGAAGGAACTGATCAATACGATGTGCGTCTACGTGCCATGGGAGAGTATCGGACAAGTGCCAGGGATCTGGAACGTATAACGGTCCCTTCCAGCAAGCTTGGCCCGGTAAGTCTGGACCATGTGGTACGGGTTGTGGAGGCTACAGGACCCTCGGCCATCGATCGTCAAAACCGGGAACGCAATGTCACGCTTATGGCCAATGTTAAACCGGGCGGGTCTCAGGCTGCGGTAATTGATCAGATGAACCAGTTCGTGAAGCAGATGAATCTGGAGCCCGGTTATACCACAGGTCTGGCCGGTCGGTCCCGGGAACTGGGACGCACCGGTTATTACTTTATGCTGGCCTTTGCCCTATCCTTCATCTTTATGTACATGGTATTGGCCGCACAATTTGAATCGTTCATCCACCCGGTAACCATCCTCCTTACCTTACCCCTTTCGATTCCCTTCGGGATCCTTTCTTTGCTGGTCATGGGACAAACGGTAAATATTTTCTCCGGCCTTGGAATTTTGCTCCTTTTTGGAATTGTGAAGAAAAACGCCATTTTACAGATAGATCATACCAATGAACTCCGGGCAAAGGGTATGAAGCTGATGGATGCCATTCTGCAGGCGAACCGGGATCGTCTACGTCCTATTTTAATGACAACTATCGCCCTTGTGGCTGGGATGATGCCTTTAGTCCTTTCAACTGGACCGGGTTTAGGCACTAACCGGTCTATTGGCGTCCTTGTGGTGGGAGGTCAATCCCTCTGCCTGTTGTTAACCCTCTTAGCCGTGCCGGTCTTCTATTCCCTCTTTTCCCGCTCCAGGGATTTTGGCAAAATCCGGGTTCGTGAACGTGTGAGCGAGCGAATCAAAGCCTTCGCCCAGGCTCAGATAGAAAAGGTGGGAAAGAGCGAACCGCACCTGAGACCCTACAATGAATCTTGA
- a CDS encoding divalent metal cation transporter, whose amino-acid sequence MARNKNKWIKAKAMGKSFFQQLGPGLITGASDDDPSGIVTYSKAGAQFGCGMLWTMLFSYPLMSVVQEISARVGRVTGRGIAGNIRHYYSPWFLYTLVPLLFLANVITLGADISAMGATLQLVIGGPLLLYVLVFSLISLILQIFIPYTRYVKYLKWLTLALFSYIATVFVVPIPWGQAIRATFLPSLSFEPGNITMFIAVLGTTISPYLFFWQASQEVEEVKNTPGDRPLKKDPRQAPEQLNRIRFDTYMGMAVSNGVGYFIMLTAAVSLHTQGQADVETAARAAQALEPVAGRFAFLLFAAGIIGTGLLAVPVLAGSAAYAVGEALKWPVGLERKPLEAKGFYGVLTVATLLGLVMNFFHINPIKALVWAAVINGIIAVPIIIVMMFMASDPKVMGKFTLSLPLKILGWITTLIMLAATLGLLATWGK is encoded by the coding sequence ATGGCCAGGAATAAAAATAAATGGATAAAAGCCAAAGCGATGGGTAAAAGCTTTTTCCAGCAATTGGGTCCAGGGCTTATCACCGGGGCTTCAGATGATGATCCCAGTGGAATTGTTACTTATTCTAAAGCGGGAGCCCAGTTCGGTTGTGGGATGCTATGGACAATGTTATTTTCCTATCCCTTGATGAGTGTAGTTCAGGAGATTAGTGCCCGGGTTGGTCGGGTTACCGGTCGGGGGATAGCGGGAAACATCCGTCATTATTATAGTCCCTGGTTCCTATATACCCTGGTGCCTTTGCTCTTCCTGGCCAATGTCATTACGTTGGGTGCAGATATCAGTGCCATGGGAGCTACTCTACAACTTGTGATCGGTGGACCTTTGCTTTTATATGTGCTGGTTTTCTCTTTAATCTCGCTCATCCTTCAAATTTTTATACCTTATACGCGATATGTTAAATACCTCAAGTGGCTTACCCTGGCTTTATTTTCCTATATTGCCACCGTTTTTGTCGTCCCTATTCCATGGGGTCAGGCAATTCGGGCAACCTTCCTACCATCTCTTTCCTTTGAACCTGGAAACATTACCATGTTCATTGCGGTACTTGGTACAACGATCAGTCCCTATTTGTTCTTTTGGCAGGCTTCTCAAGAGGTTGAGGAGGTAAAGAATACTCCGGGGGATCGACCGCTTAAGAAGGATCCCCGGCAGGCTCCAGAGCAACTGAATCGGATCAGGTTCGATACTTATATGGGAATGGCAGTTTCCAACGGAGTGGGGTATTTCATCATGCTGACCGCTGCAGTCTCCCTTCACACCCAGGGACAAGCGGATGTTGAGACGGCGGCCCGGGCGGCTCAAGCCTTAGAACCGGTTGCCGGTCGTTTTGCTTTCCTCCTTTTTGCAGCGGGTATTATAGGTACAGGTTTATTGGCAGTCCCGGTTCTAGCAGGCTCGGCGGCCTATGCAGTCGGAGAGGCCCTTAAATGGCCGGTGGGTCTTGAGCGAAAGCCTTTGGAGGCAAAGGGATTTTATGGAGTTCTCACAGTTGCAACGCTCCTCGGTCTGGTTATGAATTTCTTTCATATTAATCCCATTAAGGCCCTGGTTTGGGCCGCAGTCATCAATGGGATCATTGCCGTACCGATCATCATAGTGATGATGTTTATGGCCTCAGATCCTAAAGTAATGGGCAAATTTACCCTCTCCTTGCCCCTCAAAATCTTAGGGTGGATAACAACCCTTATCATGCTCGCAGCTACCCTTGGTCTGTTGGCAACCTGGGGGAAATAG
- a CDS encoding uracil-DNA glycosylase yields MDPKLYREYVALLSQIKDHLIFHKNMGLTHLQIRRSPVSSQVRLSLEEVEQRLGDCRRCKLHKGRHHIVFGTGNKQAKLVFIGEAPGYEEDIQGKPFVGKAGQLLTKIIESIGLTREEVYIANVVKCRPPGNRNPEPDEIASCEPFLIQQLEAIRPKLICALGTFAAQTLLKTKVPISKLRGKFYSYKNMKLMVTFHPAYLLRNPQDKRLVWEDMKALRREYDKL; encoded by the coding sequence ATGGACCCCAAATTGTACCGGGAATATGTAGCCTTACTTTCTCAAATCAAAGACCATCTCATTTTCCATAAAAATATGGGACTTACCCATCTTCAGATTCGGCGCTCTCCAGTTTCCTCACAGGTCCGTCTCTCTTTAGAGGAGGTGGAACAACGTTTAGGGGACTGCCGGCGATGTAAACTTCATAAGGGACGGCATCACATTGTCTTTGGAACCGGAAATAAACAGGCAAAGCTGGTTTTTATCGGTGAAGCTCCCGGTTATGAGGAAGATATCCAGGGCAAACCCTTTGTAGGTAAAGCCGGACAACTTCTTACCAAAATCATAGAATCCATTGGGTTGACCCGTGAAGAGGTTTACATAGCCAACGTAGTAAAATGCAGACCTCCTGGAAACCGAAATCCAGAGCCCGATGAAATTGCTTCCTGTGAACCCTTCCTCATTCAGCAGCTAGAAGCCATTCGGCCTAAGCTCATCTGTGCCCTGGGAACTTTCGCTGCCCAAACTCTTCTCAAAACCAAAGTACCTATTTCTAAACTACGTGGGAAATTTTATTCATACAAAAATATGAAACTTATGGTCACCTTCCATCCGGCTTATCTGCTCAGAAATCCTCAAGATAAACGATTAGTTTGGGAAGATATGAAGGCCCTACGGCGGGAATATGATAAACTCTAA
- the aroE gene encoding shikimate dehydrogenase — protein sequence MGDISGSTKIVGIFGDPIHHTLSPQMHNAAFQALKLEYVYLPFRVTPENLSTAIRSLPSLGILGVNITIPHKERILDYLDELDPEAQVIGAVNTVVVQGQTLKGYNTDGKGFIESLRVENVEPKGKKILLLGAGGAARAVGMQLALEGVSAIFISNRTSEKAERLARDIQDRTSLAQVQVLEFNPRTLKPYLNQVDIIVQTTSVGMSPPGVSPVDIIGVSEKQTVCDLIYKPPKTKFLEMAESQGAKIINGLGMLVYQGALAFQLWTQIPPPIEVMKAALLKSSKNPLSSPVI from the coding sequence ATGGGAGACATCTCTGGTTCTACAAAAATTGTAGGAATCTTCGGGGATCCTATTCATCATACTCTCTCTCCACAGATGCATAATGCTGCCTTTCAGGCTTTAAAGTTAGAGTATGTGTATCTACCTTTTCGGGTAACCCCTGAAAATCTATCAACCGCGATAAGATCCTTGCCCAGTTTAGGGATCCTGGGGGTTAATATAACTATTCCCCATAAGGAGAGAATCTTAGATTATTTAGATGAATTGGATCCCGAGGCTCAGGTCATTGGGGCTGTAAATACCGTTGTGGTTCAAGGTCAAACCCTTAAAGGTTATAATACAGATGGTAAGGGTTTCATCGAATCCCTTCGGGTTGAAAATGTCGAACCCAAAGGAAAGAAAATCCTCCTTCTAGGAGCCGGCGGAGCTGCCAGAGCGGTAGGGATGCAATTGGCTTTAGAGGGGGTTTCGGCTATTTTTATTAGCAATCGGACGTCTGAAAAGGCTGAACGTCTGGCTCGTGATATCCAAGACCGGACTTCTCTGGCGCAGGTACAGGTTCTGGAGTTTAACCCTCGGACCTTAAAACCCTACCTCAACCAGGTGGATATCATTGTCCAGACGACCTCGGTAGGCATGTCTCCTCCAGGAGTCTCTCCGGTAGATATTATCGGGGTTTCCGAGAAACAAACGGTATGTGATCTGATCTATAAACCTCCTAAAACAAAATTCCTGGAAATGGCGGAAAGTCAAGGAGCAAAAATCATCAACGGGTTGGGTATGTTGGTTTACCAGGGTGCGCTGGCCTTCCAACTATGGACCCAAATCCCTCCTCCCATAGAAGTTATGAAGGCAGCTTTACTCAAATCATCAAAAAATCCTTTGTCATCCCCGGTTATCTGA
- a CDS encoding radical SAM protein: MKPLKVLSQFTQTITSKKIFNMLIFFVTSRCNSVCRTCFYWDSLNQRGDLTFEEIKKISATMPEFSDLWFSGGEPTLREELVEITDLFCKNNQVRSVRIPTNGLLTHRLVHLVEQMFALNPEISLHINMALDGYGETHDRIRGVPGNFKKALESLQALSPLRHKYPGFHLFVNSVICKENHDQLIELGYFIRDHFEVDGHYFQIIRGNAMETSLRDVPMESLKAIYQNAMELHRYYLARSRQKPGWLPQSVFNMYYLGTYLFTYETQFNNTDHNERWKIPCLAGTTSAVLDFDGRLRICELREPIGNLRDYDCNFRRLWESQIRQDEVSEMKKDHCDCTHICFLYNTLKTSPRALYWEIPKNYFKFKRAGEAFSWLRASRD; the protein is encoded by the coding sequence ATGAAACCTCTCAAAGTCCTTTCCCAGTTCACTCAAACTATAACCTCGAAAAAAATCTTTAATATGCTCATCTTCTTTGTAACATCCCGTTGTAACTCAGTATGCCGAACCTGTTTCTACTGGGATAGCCTTAACCAACGAGGTGACCTGACCTTTGAGGAGATCAAAAAAATTTCTGCAACCATGCCCGAATTTAGTGATCTCTGGTTTTCCGGTGGTGAGCCGACTTTGCGGGAAGAGTTGGTGGAAATTACCGACCTGTTTTGTAAAAACAATCAGGTCCGTTCAGTACGAATTCCAACCAACGGGCTTCTAACCCATCGCCTAGTACATTTGGTGGAGCAGATGTTTGCCTTAAATCCGGAGATTAGCCTGCATATCAACATGGCCCTGGATGGATACGGTGAAACCCATGATCGGATTCGAGGGGTTCCGGGTAATTTCAAAAAAGCCCTGGAAAGTCTTCAGGCCCTTTCTCCTCTCCGCCATAAATATCCCGGTTTCCATCTCTTTGTGAATTCCGTTATCTGCAAGGAAAACCATGATCAGCTCATTGAATTGGGTTATTTCATTCGGGACCATTTTGAGGTAGACGGTCATTATTTTCAGATTATTCGAGGAAATGCTATGGAAACCAGTTTACGGGATGTGCCCATGGAAAGTTTGAAGGCAATTTATCAAAACGCCATGGAACTCCACCGCTATTATTTAGCCCGGTCTCGACAAAAGCCGGGTTGGTTGCCCCAGTCTGTTTTTAATATGTACTATCTGGGAACTTATCTCTTCACGTATGAGACTCAATTTAACAATACTGATCATAACGAACGCTGGAAAATACCGTGTTTAGCAGGCACAACCTCTGCCGTCCTGGATTTTGATGGAAGACTCAGGATCTGTGAACTGCGAGAACCTATAGGCAATCTGCGGGATTATGATTGTAACTTCCGTCGGCTTTGGGAATCTCAAATCCGACAGGATGAAGTATCTGAAATGAAAAAAGATCACTGTGATTGTACACATATTTGCTTTCTGTACAACACGCTTAAGACGAGTCCCAGAGCCTTATATTGGGAGATTCCTAAGAACTACTTTAAATTCAAACGGGCGGGTGAAGCATTCTCCTGGCTTCGGGCTTCCCGGGATTAA
- a CDS encoding EamA family transporter: MIKAWVIYSILACLLWGVFPIFQKSSLKWVDPVWAYLFSTVGATATTFLLFLFFRSSHTEIHSAGALFGILSGISGSLGVFFFLLSLSQGGKASIIVPFTALYPVISIILGLILFNETISLTQGIGIILALISVFLLSL, translated from the coding sequence ATGATCAAAGCATGGGTTATTTATTCTATTCTGGCTTGCTTACTCTGGGGTGTTTTTCCCATTTTTCAAAAATCTTCGCTTAAATGGGTGGATCCTGTGTGGGCCTATTTATTTAGTACCGTAGGAGCCACCGCAACGACCTTCCTCCTGTTTCTTTTTTTTCGCTCTTCCCACACAGAAATCCATTCGGCAGGTGCTTTATTCGGTATTTTATCCGGGATTTCCGGGAGTTTGGGAGTTTTCTTTTTTCTCCTTTCTTTATCCCAGGGGGGAAAAGCCTCGATCATCGTCCCTTTTACGGCGCTTTATCCGGTTATTTCCATTATTCTGGGTCTGATCCTTTTCAACGAGACCATTTCTCTAACCCAGGGGATCGGAATTATCCTGGCTCTTATTTCGGTGTTTCTTCTCTCCCTCTGA